GTCGAGGGCGCCGAGGGGGCCCGGACCGTCAGGGCCGAATCCGTCGTCCTGACCGCCGGCGGGTTCGAATCCGACCCCGCACGGCGACGGGAATACCTCGGTGAGGGATGGGAGAACGCGAAGGTCCGTGGGACGCCCTACAACACCGGTGACATGATCGACGCCGCCCTGCGGATCGGGGCCGACAGGGGCGGGGACTGGAACACCTGCCACAGCGTGCAGTGGGATGCCTTCACGGCCACGAACGAGAGCAACCGGGAACTGACGAACCGCCTCACCCGCCAGAGCTACCCTCTGGGCATCATCGTCAACACCGAGGGCAACCGGTTCCTGGACGAGGGTGCGGACTTCCGCAACTACACCTACGCCAAGTACGGCAAGGAGATCCTCAAGCAGCCCGGCTCCGTCGCCTACCAGATCTTCGACGCGAAGCTGAGGCCCATGCTGCGCACGGAGGAGTACGACATGCCCAGGATCTCGGTGGAGACGGCCGACACCATCGAGGAACTCGCGACGAAGATCGGTGTGGACCGGGACGCTCTCAGGCGCACCGTCGACAGCTACAACACCTCGATCGACCGCAGCGTCCCCTTCGATCCCACCGTCAAGGACGGCCGCAGGGCCGACACCACCCCGGTCAAGAGCAACTGGGCCTCGCCGCTGGAGACCGGGCCGTTCTACGCCTTCGGCGTCACCTGCGGCATCACTTTCACCTTCGGTGGCCTCAGGACGGATACCCACGGGCGGGTACTGGACACCGCGGGTGAGCACATCAGGGGCCTCTACGCCGCCGGCGAGATGCTCGGTGGCCTGTTCAGTACGAACTACCCCGGCGGAACGGGATTGGCAGCCGGGTGCGTGTTCGGCCGGAGGGCTGGGGACCTGGCGTAAAATTTGTGCACACTCAGCAACGAGATGTCGCTCACCAGCAGAAGGAACCCAGTGACGAACGCCGCTCTCTCCGCACGTGCTGACAGCGACGCGATCTTCGTCATCCTGCGCGACGAGATCCTCACCGGAGTCCACCAACCCGGGACCCCCATGCGCGAGGTGGCGCTGGCGGAGCGATTCGGCGTCTCCCGGACCCCCATCCGGGAGGCGCTGTCCCGCCTCCAGCAGGAACACCTCCTGAGGCGGGTGGACCGGGGCCTGCAGGTGCCGGAGATCGACCCCCAGCAGGTCATCCATGTCTACGACATGCGGATCCTCCTGGAACAGGAAGCCGCTGCCCAGGCAGCCACGGCACGGCAGTTCACGAACCTCATGCGGCTGGAGGCCCTCGTGGAACGGGACCGGTGCCTCGTCGAGCCGACCGACCAGACCCGCCGGACCACGAATCTCGAGTTCCACGCCGCCGTCTGGGCGAGCACCCACAATCCCGTCCTCCAGGATCTGCTCAAACGCCTCTCGACACACCTGATCCACGCGCCCAAGTCCACCCTCTCCGTGGGCGACCGGTGGGCGGAATCCCTCGACGAACACGAGCAGCTGGTCCAGGCCATCGAACGGCGGGACGAAGCCGGCGCCCGGGAGATCGCCGGCCGCCACATGAGGACCGCCCGCGAGATCCGCCTGCAACTGCTCCGCAAGTCGGCGCTGGAGCAACTGGCCGCCTCGCCCTGACCGGGCCGTCAGGGCATCGCTCCGGCTGACCGCCTGTCGTTCGGGCGGTCAGCCCGCGGCCCGGTCTGCTAGGAGCCGGCCTTCTCCTCGACGGCCTTCAGCACCGCGGCGTCGTCGATCTTCTGCCAGGGCGACGCGTCCGAGCCCTGCTCGGCGGCCTCGGGGCTGTCGCTCTGGGTCCACCATTTCGCCTCGTACACACGGCCGTCGACCAGGATCCTGTCGCCCCGCTCGTACACGGTCTTCGCATCCCACTCCGGGTACAGCCCCGCCGGTGCGGTGACCGCGGGGACGGGCCGCTCGTCCGGGAGTACCGGCCCGAGCAGCGTCCACGGGGTCTCCTCCGCCTGCAGCACGGGATCGTCGGGCAGGTCGCCCTGCGTCCAGTACTTCGCCGTGTACACGTTGCCGTGCCAAACCACGCGGTCGTCCTCGCGGTACGTGCCGACGTCGGACCAGATGGGGTAGGGGCTCGTCTCCGGGTCGTCCTCGACGAGTGCCTCGGGCGTCTCCTCGACCGCCGGCTCCTCGGCGAGCGTCGCGGCCCGGCCCTCGAAGCCGTCGCCGAGGAGGGGTGCGAACTGGAGCCCCTCCTGGTCGATGCCGCTGCAGGCGTCGGACACCACCGTGACGTCGGCGTAGTTCTCGCTGCACGTGCCGTCGCGGTTCAGGGACCACATGGAGATGCGGCCCACACCGCGCTCGGCGGCGAAGGCGTTGAACGCCTTGGCGTCGTCGAGCGTGAAGACCTCGCCCTTGACGTCGTTCTGCCCGATCATCGGCGTCAGCCCGATCTTCCGCCAGGCGGCCTGCGGCCCGATCTCTATGCCTGCCCGCTCGTAGAGCACCTGCAGCTGGCGGTGCGTGGCATCGGCGGCGTTCTGCGACGCGGCCAGCATGCTCGTGCCCTCGGGCCTGCTGCCCCCGTAGTCCATGGTCATGACGTTCACGCCGGCGAGGTCCACGCCCGCGTCGAGGAACTGCGCGACGGCGGCGGTCCCCTCGGCGGTCAGCCCGGTCGGCGCGACGGGCAGGGTCAGCCACACGTTGAGCGGCGTGTCCGAGTCCGCCCGCTCGGCCTGCAGGGCGGCGAGGGCCTCCGCGCGGCGCTCCCCGGCTGCCGTGTCGGCGAGGTTCTCGCCCTCGATGTCGAGGTCCACGGTGGAGAGCCTGTACCGGTCGACGACCTCCGCGTATGCGTCCTTCAGGTCCTCCGGGTCGGTGCAGGCGGTGGCGAGCTCGTCGTTGAGGAGGCCGCCGAAGGACACGATGACCTCGCCGCCGTCCTGCACCAGCCGTGCGACGCGCCGGTCGAGGTCCAGTGCGGCCTCCGCCTCGTCCAGCCCGTAGAAGGTGCCCCAGGACGGGGCGCACGGCTCGGACTTCGACGCGACGATGAAGGACAGCACCACGCTGCCGCCGGTCGTGGCCGCCGGGTCCTCGAACTCGTAGGACGGTGTCGCTGTGACATCCACGTAGCCCGCGAAGAACGCCCCCGTGCTCTCGGCCACCCGGGCGTCCTCCCAGCGGTTGAAGCCGGTCACGCCGCCCACGGCGAGACCGCCGACCACGACGGACAGGAGCGCGAGGCGAAGGACAGAGAGTTTCCGGCCGGGAAAGCGTGCAGACACATGGACCCCAGGAGAACAGCCTCGAACGAGGCGGGAGGGCGCACCACAGGTGCGCGAGACGCTTGAAGCGTAAAGGATATTTCCGTCGTCGTCACTGTTCTGCCTAACGCTGACGGGCAACGGGCCGATGGTGGAGAGTGACGCTGCGTATCGCGGGGGCGACTCCGTGCGTTGCCCCTTCCGTCCCCTGCCGAGGTAACCATGTCCAGATCCAGCGATGCCACCGAGTCCGCGCCTTCATCGGAAGCGCGCGCCGACGGTGAACCGTCCGGGGCCGGCGCAGCGGCGCTGCCGTCATCGGCCGTCGCCTCCGCCGCCGTCCTCGAGCAGGCAGCCGCCGCAGCTCCCGGGGCCGCGCCGGCACGACGCCGCCAGTGGGGCGCCGAACGGCGCTCGGAGCCGCTGTCGATCGTGCACCCGACGCCGTCGTCGCGGAAGATCGCCCTCGGACGCATCGGGATCGTCGTCACGGTGCTGGCCTGGCTCACGTACATCGTCACGACCATCCTGCGGCAGTTCGCCAACAACCCCGACGTCGGCTTCCGGTTCCAGGCGGAGGCGACGTCGTACCTGATCGTCGTCACGTTCCTGACGTTCTCGGCACTCATGTACCTGCTGGCACGACAGGGCGCGCTGTACCGGTTCCGGGATCACCGGCGCGTGCCCCGCGGCGAACTGGACCGCCACTTCGCGCACCACGAGGAGGGCATCACCGTGCTGGTGCCGTCCTACGCGGAGGAGCCCGCCGTCGTCCGCGCCACCCTGTGGTCCGCGGCGCTGCAGGAGTTCCCGAACATCCGCGTGGTGCTCCTCCTCGACGATCCCCCGCACCCCAAGGACCCCGTGATCCGGCAGCGGCTGGACGCCACGCGGGCGCTGTCCTTCGAGATCGAGTCCGCGCTCCTCGAACCCTCCACCCGTGCGACCGCGGCCCTGGCGGCGTTCGAGGCGACGCTCGCCGGGCGCGACGCCGACGCCCCGCCGTCGCACGACCACCTGCCCCCGCTCATCGCGGCATACGAGGCGGCCGCCGTCTGGCTCGAGGACATGGCCGACAGCGAGTCGGTGGAGGACCACGTGGACGAGTTCTTCGTGGACCTCGTCCTCATGGGCCTCGCCCGCGAACTCCGCCTGACCATGTACGCGCTCGACGCCGCCCTGGTGCAGGGGCAGTGCCCGGAGCCGGACCGTATCCGCGAGCTGTACGTGCGCCTCGTACGGATCTTCAACACGCGGCTCGAGACGTTCGAGCGGAAGGCCTACGCGTCCCTCTCGCACGAGGCGAACAAGGCCATGAACCTCAACGCCTACATCTCGCTCATGGGCCAACGCTGGCGGAAGGAGCAGGTGGCCACGGGCACGGTGCTGCGCCCGCTCGCGGACGGCGAGGGGGCGGAGGACGACGACGTCCTGGACGTCCAGGACTCCACCTACCTGCTCACGCTCGACGCCGACTCCCTGCTGCTGCGCGACTACTGCCTGCGGCTCGTGTACCTGCTCGAATCACCCGGCAACGAGCGGATCGCGGTCACGCAGACCCCGTACTCGTCCTTCCGCGGAGCGCCGACGCGCATCGAGCGGGTGGCGGGCGCGACGACGGACATCCAGCACATCCTGCATCAGGGCATGTCCTACTACGGGTCCACCTTCTGGGTGGGTGCCAACGCCGTCATCCGCAAGCGCGCGGTGGAGGACATCGTCGAGGTCGAGAACGTGGGCGGCTTCGAGATCAAGACCTACATCCAGGACCGCACCGTCATCGAGGACACCGAGTCCAGCGTGGACCTCGGCACCCACGGGTGGACGCTGATGAACTACCCCGAGCGCCTCAGCTACAGCGCCACCCCGCCGGACTTCGGGTCCCTCGTGGTCCAGCGCCGGCGCTGGGCCAACGGCGGGCTGCTGATCCTGCCGAAGCTGTGGAACCAGCTGCGACGACGCCGGCACCTCCGCGAGCAGGTCCTCGTCCGTGAGGTGCTGCTGCGGGTCAACTACATGGCGTCGATCGCGTGGGCGAGCTTCGGGCTGCTGTTCCTCCTCGCCTACCCCTACGACAGCAGGCTCCTGAGCCCCGTCGTGTTCCTCGCCGCCGCCCCGTACTTCCTCGCCATGGGCAGCGACCTCCGCGACTGCGGGCACCGCTTCTCGGACATCTTCCGGATCTACGGCTTCAACCTCGTGCTGCTGCCGGTCAACCTCGCCGGTGTGCTGAAGTCCATCCAGCAGGCGTTCACGGGGGAGAAGATCCCGTTCGTGCGGACGCCCAAGGTCAAGGACCGCACCGCGGCGCCGGGCCTCTACGTGGTGATCCCGTACCTCATCGTGGCGTTCTCGCTGCTCACGCTCGCCCGCGACGTCCTGGAGCAGAACTGGGGCAACGCCGTCTTCGCCGGGCTGAACGCCGTCCTGGCGGCCGGCGCCATCCGCGCGTACATCGGGATCAAGAACTCCCTCGTGGACATGTGGCTCGGCGTCCTGAACTGGCTGTACGTGGCGCCGCGGACCAGGAAGGTCGAGGAGTCGAAGGTGATCCCGAAGACCGCGGCCGAGGCGGACTGGGCGTCCATCCTCTACCACGGCGACCGCCGCCTGAACCGGGACCTGCGCTCGGACACCGACCGCCGCCGTCGGGCCGGGGTGCGGTAGGCCGATCACCGCGCGACCGGCGCGCGCGCCGTCAGCCGCCCACCGGCTGCGGTACGGACTGAGGGAGCACCAGGGCGCCGTCGATACGGCGCGGGATGGTCGAGAAGCCGTCGCGGAGCTCCTCCGGCAGGGCGGACTGCGGCGCATTCTGCCAGGCCAGGGGCCGGAGGAACCGCCGTACGGCCGTGACGCCGACCGAGGTGTGCTGGGAGTTCGTCGAGGGCCACGGGCCGCCGTGGTGCTGGGCCCAGGTCACCCGGACGCCCGTCGGATAGCTGTTGAAGACGATCCGGCCGGCACTCGCCTCCAGGATCGGCGCGAGCCGGGTGATGATGGGCCCTTCGTCGTCCTTGGCGTGCACGGTCGCGGTCAGTGACCGGGGGACCTGGCCGAATGCATCACGGACCTCGTCGACCGTGGAATAGCGGGCGACGACGATCAGCGGGCCGAAGCACTCCTCTGCCAGCTCCCCGGTCAGGGAGGACGCCGTGGTCTCGAGCAGCGTCGGGGCGACCGTGAACCCCTGGGACGGGTCCTCACCGGGCGTGTCCTGTTCGTGCTCCGAACGTCCGGACCCGCCGGCGATCTCGACGGCTCCGGCACCGACCAGACGCTCCGAGATGACACCGAAGGAGTTACGGATGCGGTCGTTCAACAGCACCTGCGGGCGGGCTTCCTGCGTGAGCGCCTTCAGGGACTCCACCAGTGCCTGGCCGGACGCGCTGTCCGGGATGAACGCGATGCCCGGTTTCGTGCAGAGCTGGCCGGCGGAGCCGGTGAAGGAGGCGAACAGGCCGGAGGCGATGGCTTCTCCGCGGGCACGGGCTGCGCCCTCGGTCACGATGATCGGATTGACGCTCGAGAGTTCCCCGAAGAACGGGATGGGATCCGGTCTCGTGTTGATGGCACGCTGCAGGGACTCCGCGGCGAAGAGCGAGCCGGTGAAACTGGCCGCCCGGATCGCCGGATGCACGACGAGCGCGAGCCCGGCCTCCTGGCCGAAGACGGCGTCGAAGGTGCCGTCGGGGGCGTCGACGGCGCGCGCGGCCTCCTGCAGCACCTCGAGCGAGAGCTGCGAGGTCAGCAGGTGGGATCCGTGCGCCTTGATCACCACCGAGGAACCGGCGGCGATGGCGGAAGCGGTGTCGCCGCCCAGTACCGAGAACGCGAACGGGAAGTTGCTCGAGCCGAACACGGCGACTGCCCCGACCGACACGAGCATGCGCCGCACGTCCGGGGCGGGACCCAGGGGAGTCTCGGCGGCATGGTCGATCATCGCTTCGACGTAGCTGCCCTCCCGGACCGCCTCGGCGAACAGCTGGAACTGGAACGCGGAGCGACTGACCTCGCTGTTGAGGCGGACCGTGCCGAGCCCGGTTTCGGCGTCGGCGATCGCGACGAGGCGTCCCCGGGCGTTCTCGACGGATGCAGCCATCGCCTCCAGCAGTGTCGCCCGGAATTCGCGGCCGCGACGCTGGAGTTCTGCCGCCGCTGCTGCGGCGCGTCGTGCCGCAGCGTCGACTCCTTCGGCCGTGGTCGGTTCGAGCGTGGTGGCAGCACTGACACCGGTGCGGGGGTTGGTGGTCGTCAACATGGCGTGTCCTTTTGCAGGTCGGAAGCGATGCGGGAGGGGGGGGTGGCGTCAGGCGCTTTCGCGCGCGACGACCGAGAAGCCGAGGTCGATCTTCGACGTCGCCACAGGCTGGTCCGTCATCCGGGCGAGCAGCAACCGGCCGGCGGTGGTGCCGATCTCGCGGTTGGGTACGGAAACGGTCGTGAGGGTGGGCATCAGGTGCCGGGCGATCTCGAAGTCGCCGAACCCGGTGACGGCGATGTCCTGGGGAACATCGATGCCCCGCCGTGCGCACTCCAGGAGTGCCCCGGCCGCGAACACGTCGCTCGCGAACATCAGCAGGTCGGTTTCGGGGTGCGTGCCCAGTGTCTGGTCGAGCAGCAGGCGGCCGGTCTCGAAGTCGACTTTCGCCGTCCCCGAATCGACGACCCGTATCGGCTCCCCCGGGTACAGTTCACGCACCGCGTCCTCGAAGCTCACACGCCGGGCGACGGCGCGGAAGTCACCGCTCTGGAACGAGCCGGCGAACGTGGGGTGGGCGTATCCCCGCGCGGCGGCGAACTCCACGAGGGAGCGGAGGGCGTCGCTGTTCGAGAATCCAACGAGGCCGTCGATGGGATTGTCGGTCAGGTCCCATGCCTCGACGACCGGGACCTGCGCCTCGCGGAGGAGCGTCTCCGTGAGCCGCGAGTGGTGCGTTCCGACGATGAAGATCCCGTCGGGACGGCGGCCCAGGAAGGCCCTGACGAGTTCCTCCTCGTGGGCGGGCCGGTAGTCGGTGGAGCCGATGAACAACTGGTAGCCGGCAGGGGCGAGGATTTCGTCGAGGCCGTGCAGCGCGTCCGCGAACACCGAGGCCGAGATGGCCGGGATGATGGCGGCGACGGTCATGCTGCGATTGGAGGCCAGATTGCTTGCCGCGAGGTTGGGGACGTAGCCGGTGGCCTCGATGGACCGCCGGACCCGCTGCAGCGTGAACTCCGACACCAGCTCCGGTGAGCGGATCGAGCGTGACACGGTCTGCGGCGACACCCCGGCGTGCTGCGCGACATCCGTGAGTGTCACGGTGTTGGTCGAGCGCCGGGTCTGGCGGGGTCCGATCGGTGTGCCGGTACCGCCGTCGGCCTCACCGTCCCCGGCCTCGGTCCGCGGATCGACCGGCACGACGGCGCCTCCGCGGCTCACAGCAGGTTCCGGCTCGCGAGGTTCCGCATCAGGGAGCCGATCCCGAACTCCCACGGCTCGCACCTCTCGCTTTCCTCGACGTAATTGACCAGACTACCCAGTTCGCGGGAGGAGATCCTAACAACATCGCCCCGCTTGTGCGTGAACCCGCGGTCCTCGACATCGCGGTCCACGATGGGCGCGAACATCGTGCCCAGCATCAGCACGGCGCCGTCGGGATACTGGTGCTGGGGCCCCGTGAGCTGCGCGACGAGATCGACGGGATCACGACTGATCTGGGCCATCTCGGAGGTCGCCTCGAGGTGGAAGCCGTCGCGACCGTCGATCTCCAGGCTCACCCGCATCCGCCGGACGGCGTCCAGATCGAAGGTGTCGTCGAACAATCGGATGAAGGGCCCCAGCGCACAGGACGCATTGTTGTCCTTCGCCTTGGGCAGCAGGAGCGCCGACCGTCCCTCCACATCCCGGAGGTTGACGTCGTTGCCGAGCGTGGTGCCCGCGATGCGCCCCGTCGAGCTGACGATGAGTGCGACCTCGGGTTCGGGGTTGTTCCACAGGGAGGTGGAGAGCACCCCGACCTGCGCAGCCGTGCCGACGGCCGACAGGGTAGGGCCCTTGGTGAAGATCTCCGCATCGGGTCCGATGCCCACCTCGAGGTACTGGCTCCAGAGGCCCTCGTTCACGAGGTAGTTCTTGAGGGCGACTGCGTCCGGGGACCCGGGACGCACGTTGTGGAGGTCCGTACCGATCTCGGCGAGGATGCTCTCGCGCATCCGGGCGGCTGCCTCGATGTCCCCCCGCACGCGCTCCTCTATGACCCGTTCGATCATCGACACCGCGAAGGTGACACCGGCCGCCCGGAGGGTCTGCAGATCGACGGGGGCGAGGAGCCGGGGGGCCGGGGTGTCCTGCAGGCCGGGAAGGGTGTTGGTGTAGATGTCGGTGAAGGCTCCGAGCCTTGTTCCTGCGCCGGCCCGGGCGGCGGAGGCCGGGTCCGGGTGCTCGCAGAGTTCGCTCACGGTCGGGAAGGTGGCGCTCAGATCGAAGACGCCGTCCTCGTGGATGAGCACCGGAGAGGGCCCTCCGGCGGCCGGGTCCCAGACACGTCCGATGAGCGTTCCAGCATAGCCGTCGGCCGGGAGGGCCTGGGCTCCGTCGCCGAGCAGGGCTGGGGCGGGTGCTGGTGCGAGGGTGGAGGCGGTGTGGGAGAGGCTCATGTGATGTCCATTGTTCGATGCTGGAAGGGGGTGCGTCGGGCGGGTCAGCGCCGCCCGAAGATGCCTTGCCGTTTCTCGGCGAAGGCCGTCCGGCCCTCGGTTGCGTCCTCGGTGGCGAAGGCGACCGTCTGGAGGTCCCGTTCGTAGGCCATCGCCTGGTCCTGCGGCATGTTGAACGCCGCGCTGAGGGTTGCCTTGGCCATCTCCGCGGCGATCGGCGGACGAGAGGCGATGGTGGCCGCGAGCTCGGCGGCCCGGCGCAGCAGCGCATCGGGTTCGACCACCTCGGACACGAGTCCCCACGCGAGCGCCTGCTGGGCACTGATCGCATCGCCCGTCATCAGCATCAGGGCCGTGTTGCTCGCGCCGATGGAGTGCGCCAACAGTGTGCTCACGCCGCCGCCGCCGATCCAGCCGAGCTTGATCTCCGGGGCAGCGAAGGACGCCGTGGCGGAGGCGATCCGGATGTCGCAGGCTAGCGCCGTCTCCAGTCCGCCGCCGAAGGCGTAGCCGTTGACCGCTGCGATCACGGGCTTCCGCAGGAGGCGAAGCGCATCGCAGTAGTCCGCCCGGTTACGGAAATCCCACGGAGTGGCGTACTTGTCGAGTTGCCGGATGTCCGATCCGGTGCAGAAGGAGCGCTCGCCGACTCCGGTGAGGACGACGGCGCGGACCTCGTCGCTGGTGTTGGCCCATTCAGCGGCCATCACGAGGGCGTCGGACATGCCCTGCGTCACGGAGTTCAGCTTGTGGGGGCGGTTGAGCGTGATCGTCGCGACGAATCCGGAGTGGTCGACGACGATCTCCTCCGTGTCCAGCTCGAGGGGGGACAGCATGGTCAGATCCTTTCCGTTGTCAGGGGGCGGGCGCGGGAGAATTCAGCACGCAACCGGGTGAGGCCGCTTTCGACGCTCTCCTGCCCGGCGACGACGGCGCGCACGATGGCCGACGCGCTCGTCTGGAAGGCGATGTAACCGGGGAAGCGCGGCCGCACCCAGGAATCCTCGATGGTGGCGAGAGTGGACCGGTAGAAGCCGGCCGACGCCCGGTTGACCTCGTCGTCCAGCCAGGCGCTGCGGGTGGACGGCTGGCCGTCATGCTGCGGGATGAAGCGGCGCTGCGCCTCGGGCGACATCAGCCAGTCGATGTGGTCGATGAGGGCGGGCGTGACGTCCGCGCGGGAGCTGACCGCGAGCCCCGTCCCCCCGAGCGTCGACCCGCGGCGCCCTCCGGGCACGACGGACGGTGCATCCGTGAAACGGAGCGTCGGCGAGGAATAGTTCACATACCCGTACACGAGCGGACAGTAGGCGATCTCGTCGGTGTCCGTCATGCGCTGGAGCAGGGCGATGGGGTTCAGCCCGGCGGCGGCGGCGGGAGCGCGCGAACCGATCACCCGCAGTCGCTCGAGGACACTGTGGCCGACGTCGTCCGGGACGAACCCGGGAAGGCCGGGGCCGTCGCCGTCGGATCCGCCCGCCGGGGCATCGTAGGCGGCGCAGAGGGACGCGAAGGTGAGGAACGCATGCGGGCCGGCCAGCGACAACGCCACCGGCACACGCTCCGAAAGGAGCTCGACGTCGTCCCAGGTGGCCGGTGGTGACGGTACCAGGGCGGGCTTGCGCACCGCGACCTGGGTGGCGGCATCGAGCGGGAGGGCCCACTGGAGCCCGTCGAGGGAATACGACGCGAAGGACGGTCCGACCGATTGGGCGGACCACCGGTCGATGCGTTCGGTGCCCACCACAGCGTCGAGGGGGATGAGCGACCGGTGCTCGAGCGCTTCGCCGAGGTGGGGATGGTCGAGGACGATCAGGTCGTAGTTCCGGGCGAGATCGTCGATGGGATGCGACTCGAAGTCCTCGAGGGAGTGCGCGGACCAGGTCAGGCGGAGGCCGGTGTCACTCCCCTGCGCCGTGCCGGCGGCGGCCACGAGCGCATTCCTCCCCCGGGGGTGGTCCCACGTGATGCCCCGGTAGGAGGTCATGCCGATGTCCGTTCCGGCGCTGCGCTGATGGGCGCCTCGTCGGCCACGACACCGGCCTCGAGCAGCTCCTCGGCCCGCGTGCCCGCGATGCCCAGCTCGGTGAGGATCTCGCGCGTGTGTTCGCCGGCCAGCGGTGCACCCCGGTGGATCCGCGGGGGAGTGGCGGACAGGCGGTACGGGAAGCCCGGCGTCTTCACGAGCCCTTCCGTCGGGTGGTCGTACTCGATGAACGTGCCGTTGTGGGCGATCTGCTCGTCGTCGACGAGGTCCTGGTAGTCGTAGACCGGGCCGGCCCAGATACCGGCGGCGCCGAGGAGTTCGAGCCATTCCCCGCTGGTGCGGGTGATGAGGCGTTCGGCGGTCTTCCTGAAGATCTCGTCACGACTGGTCCAGCTGTCGGTCTCGGAATCCATGCCGAGGAAGGATGGCTCACCGATGACGTCCCCGAGGACATGGAGGTCGGGCATCGCCAGGGCGATGAAGCCGTCCGCGGTCGAGAAGGTGCCGTACGGTGCACGGATGTAGACGTGCGCATGAGGCTCCGTGCCCCGCGTCTGGGCGACCTTGCCGACGGTGAACACCGACAGCTCCTGCATCTGCAGGGTGGTGATGGCGTCGAGCATGTTGACCGAGACGAGCTGGCCCTCGCCGGTGCGCTCGCGGTGGAACAGCGCGGCGAGGACCCCCTCGAACGCGGTCGAGGCCGTCACGGCGTCGACGAGGTACTGGCCCGCTGCTGCCGGGGGCTCTCCGTGGCTGCCCGAGGAGAGCATCGCACCGCTCATCGCCTGGAGCAGCAGATCCTGCCCGGGACGGTTGCGGTACGGCCCGTCCTCCCCGTAGCCGGAGATCGAGACGTAGATGATCCCCGGGTTGATGGCCCTGATCGTCTCGTAGTCGACGCCGAGCCTGGTGGCGACGCCGGGGCGGTAGTTCTGGAGGAACACGTCGGCGGTCTTCACGAGGTCGTAGGTGATCTCCCTGCCCTCGGCCGACTTGAGGTCGACGGCGATGGAACGCTTGTTCCGGTTGAGCGACAGGAAGGACACGTTGATGCGGTTGCCCGTCGCCCCGCCTGCCGCAGCGTGGCGCTGCCACTCTCCAGCAGTCGGCTCGACCTTGATCACGTCGGCGCCGAGGTCGCCGAGGCGTTGTGCGGCGAACGGCCCCGCCATCGCGATCGAGCAGTCGAGCACCCGGATGCCCGAGAGTACTTCGGGGGCTTCCTTGGCGGTTGGGTTCCTCATGATGGTTCCTCGTTCTCCTCAGCTCAGCATCCGTCGGCGGACGGGACGTGGCATGGCGTGTGTGGGTGGTGTGATGCGCCGGCCGGGATCCGGCCCTACTCGGGCTGGTCCCCGGCCGCCCGGATGGAACGGCGCACCGTGTCGGTGGCCTCCGTGCCCTCGAGGACGCGGATGGTGGTGCGGTACTCGCGCGTATCACCGTGCTCGAGCCAGATCATGGAACCGTCGTCCCGGGCTGCGGCGTCCCCTGCCACATGGTGCGTCGAGGGCTCGAGGCCGATGGCGTACTGCCCGCTCCGCAGGTTCTGCCACTCGAAGAAGTGCGGCATGCCCGCTGCGTCCCAGGACACCTCGACGCCGAGACGGCTGTCGGCGGAGAGCAGCGCGACCCGGTGGCGGCCTTCCGCGTCCGCCACGAGCTCGTGCTCGAAGACCTGTTCGATGAAGCCCTTCTGCGGCTGCGGCAGCTTCCGGTAGGAGACCCCCTGGGCAGCGACGGAGTCGGACGCCCACAGGGTGGAATCGATGGAGGCGACGAACTCGGTGCCCTCGTCGACCAGCGGCCAGCCGAAGTTCAGGTGGTAGAGGAACATGTGCGGTGTCCGCTCGA
This genomic interval from Arthrobacter agilis contains the following:
- the tcuA gene encoding FAD-dependent tricarballylate dehydrogenase TcuA — translated: MSAAPTEMLTENTEVVVVGGGNAGFTAAHAAAVRGRAVILLEKGEQDMAGGNSFYTAGATRIVHDGLDDLRDLVEAGERHGTTTVPAYSAEEYAADLAKVTEGRNDPELTKVLIAESQSTLRWLHGLGLKYRLMYERQAYERPDGSYLFWGGLHVGNVGGGEGLMADHTRVAGELGIDVRYGQRATSLVVEDGRVVGVVVEGAEGARTVRAESVVLTAGGFESDPARRREYLGEGWENAKVRGTPYNTGDMIDAALRIGADRGGDWNTCHSVQWDAFTATNESNRELTNRLTRQSYPLGIIVNTEGNRFLDEGADFRNYTYAKYGKEILKQPGSVAYQIFDAKLRPMLRTEEYDMPRISVETADTIEELATKIGVDRDALRRTVDSYNTSIDRSVPFDPTVKDGRRADTTPVKSNWASPLETGPFYAFGVTCGITFTFGGLRTDTHGRVLDTAGEHIRGLYAAGEMLGGLFSTNYPGGTGLAAGCVFGRRAGDLA
- a CDS encoding GntR family transcriptional regulator, whose product is MTNAALSARADSDAIFVILRDEILTGVHQPGTPMREVALAERFGVSRTPIREALSRLQQEHLLRRVDRGLQVPEIDPQQVIHVYDMRILLEQEAAAQAATARQFTNLMRLEALVERDRCLVEPTDQTRRTTNLEFHAAVWASTHNPVLQDLLKRLSTHLIHAPKSTLSVGDRWAESLDEHEQLVQAIERRDEAGAREIAGRHMRTAREIRLQLLRKSALEQLAASP
- a CDS encoding chitinase — protein: MSARFPGRKLSVLRLALLSVVVGGLAVGGVTGFNRWEDARVAESTGAFFAGYVDVTATPSYEFEDPAATTGGSVVLSFIVASKSEPCAPSWGTFYGLDEAEAALDLDRRVARLVQDGGEVIVSFGGLLNDELATACTDPEDLKDAYAEVVDRYRLSTVDLDIEGENLADTAAGERRAEALAALQAERADSDTPLNVWLTLPVAPTGLTAEGTAAVAQFLDAGVDLAGVNVMTMDYGGSRPEGTSMLAASQNAADATHRQLQVLYERAGIEIGPQAAWRKIGLTPMIGQNDVKGEVFTLDDAKAFNAFAAERGVGRISMWSLNRDGTCSENYADVTVVSDACSGIDQEGLQFAPLLGDGFEGRAATLAEEPAVEETPEALVEDDPETSPYPIWSDVGTYREDDRVVWHGNVYTAKYWTQGDLPDDPVLQAEETPWTLLGPVLPDERPVPAVTAPAGLYPEWDAKTVYERGDRILVDGRVYEAKWWTQSDSPEAAEQGSDASPWQKIDDAAVLKAVEEKAGS
- a CDS encoding glycosyltransferase family 2 protein; amino-acid sequence: MSRSSDATESAPSSEARADGEPSGAGAAALPSSAVASAAVLEQAAAAAPGAAPARRRQWGAERRSEPLSIVHPTPSSRKIALGRIGIVVTVLAWLTYIVTTILRQFANNPDVGFRFQAEATSYLIVVTFLTFSALMYLLARQGALYRFRDHRRVPRGELDRHFAHHEEGITVLVPSYAEEPAVVRATLWSAALQEFPNIRVVLLLDDPPHPKDPVIRQRLDATRALSFEIESALLEPSTRATAALAAFEATLAGRDADAPPSHDHLPPLIAAYEAAAVWLEDMADSESVEDHVDEFFVDLVLMGLARELRLTMYALDAALVQGQCPEPDRIRELYVRLVRIFNTRLETFERKAYASLSHEANKAMNLNAYISLMGQRWRKEQVATGTVLRPLADGEGAEDDDVLDVQDSTYLLTLDADSLLLRDYCLRLVYLLESPGNERIAVTQTPYSSFRGAPTRIERVAGATTDIQHILHQGMSYYGSTFWVGANAVIRKRAVEDIVEVENVGGFEIKTYIQDRTVIEDTESSVDLGTHGWTLMNYPERLSYSATPPDFGSLVVQRRRWANGGLLILPKLWNQLRRRRHLREQVLVREVLLRVNYMASIAWASFGLLFLLAYPYDSRLLSPVVFLAAAPYFLAMGSDLRDCGHRFSDIFRIYGFNLVLLPVNLAGVLKSIQQAFTGEKIPFVRTPKVKDRTAAPGLYVVIPYLIVAFSLLTLARDVLEQNWGNAVFAGLNAVLAAGAIRAYIGIKNSLVDMWLGVLNWLYVAPRTRKVEESKVIPKTAAEADWASILYHGDRRLNRDLRSDTDRRRRAGVR